Genomic DNA from Alistipes sp. ZOR0009:
AGCGTAAATTCTCTTCTTACATCGTGAAGGAAGCCAATGTTCAAAACGATAGGCGTATCAACTCGTACACAATTGGAGGTATTCCAAATATGCTGGAATCTCAAAGGGTATACGACGAGATTATGAGCCAAGAGCAGGATATGTGGGAATATTAATCCAGATATAAAAAGAGGGCGGAAGTTTAACTTCCGCCCTCTTTTTTGTATTTAAATGAACTCTTTGCTAAGGTTTGATACGTCGGCAACGATATTCTTTACCTCCTTTTCGTTGCTTTTGGGGATTATCATTGTCGCCTGATCTGTCTGCGCTACAATGTAGTCGTTCAGTCCTTGCACAACAAGCATCTTATCCGATTTATTGCTGATAATACAGTTGCTGGTGTTGTAGGTTATGATGTTGTCTCCGATTTCCGCGTTACCTCTCCCCTTTTTGGGGCTAACTTGGAAGAGAGAAGCCCAAGATCCAACGTCGGACCACCCGAAATCTGCGCATTTTACGTAAACATTTTGGGCTTTCTCCATCACGCCAAAGTCAATCGATATCGAGCGGCAAAGGCTGTAAATATTGGCTATAAAATCCTTTTCTTTGGGCGAGTTGTAAATTCCTACACCATCTCTGAAAAGGGAGTCTATTTCGGGTAAATTTTCGGATAGCGCATTGAGTATGCTCTTTAAGTTCCAAACAAAAATTCCGGAGTTCCAGTAAAACTCTCCGCTATCAACAAATACTTTAGCCAGCTCGATGTTGGGCTTTTCGGTAAAGGTCTTTACCTTGTAGGTGTGTTCGTGCTTATCTACCTGTTCTTCCGCATTAATTTGGATGTAGCCATAGGCTGTTTCGGCTCTATTGGGGTGTATGCCAAGAGTCATTAATGCGTCGTGGTTTTCTGTATACGAGAGAGCCGACTCTACCGTTTTTAGAAACTTGCTTTCGTTTAGGATAAGGTGGTCGGCAGGAGTTACAACAATGTTGGCCTCAGGGTCAATGTTTAGCAGCTTGTAGCATGCATAGGCGATACACGGTGCGGTGTTACGCCTTATTGGCTCAAGTAAAATCTGCTCCTCTTTAAGTTCCGGAAGCTGGTTTACAAGCAGATCTCTGTACTTTTCGTTGGTAACAACGTAGATATTCTCCTTCGGAATAATCTGACAGAAACGCTCGTAGGTGCTTTGGATGAATGTTTTGCCTGTACCAAGTATGTCTAGAAACTGTTTTGGACTGGTGGATTTGCTAAGCGGCCAGAAACGGGTGCTGCTTCCACCTGCCATTATAATGCAGTAGCGGTTGGAGGCCATTGTAACGGATGTTTTGTTTCAAGACAAATGTACTAATAATATCATCGGAAAGTAAAATTGGTTTAGCGGAGAATCTTCGCTACTTTTGTAATATAACTCGAAACGGTATGAATTTCTTTGAGTCAATAGGGAGTTATACTCTTTTTGTCAGAAGGGTTGTCTCTAAACCAGAAAAATGGGGTATTTACTACAGGCGTACCCTTTTTGAGGTTGACAAGTTGGGTATTAACTCCATCGGTATTGTGATCATTATTTCCATGTTTATAGGGGCTGTAATTACCCTTCAAACGGCATATAATACAACCAATCCTTTTCTTCCAAAGTATTTAATAGGCCTAGCAGCCCGCGATTCCATTATTTTGGAGTTTAGCTCTACCATTGTTGCCCTTATTCTGGCTGGAAAGGTGGGTTCTAACATCTCGTCGGAGTTGGGTACTATGCGAATAACCGAGCAGATCGATGCGCTAGAAATTATGGGCGTAAATTCGGCGAGCTTTTTGGTGCTTCCAAAAATTGTTGCTGCCGTGTTCTTTTTTCCGATACTAACCACGCTAAGTATTTTTGTCGGAATCTTTGGTGGCTGGATGGTTGGCGAATTCACCGGTATAATCACCACCCAAGAGTATA
This window encodes:
- a CDS encoding mannose-1-phosphate guanylyltransferase yields the protein MASNRYCIIMAGGSSTRFWPLSKSTSPKQFLDILGTGKTFIQSTYERFCQIIPKENIYVVTNEKYRDLLVNQLPELKEEQILLEPIRRNTAPCIAYACYKLLNIDPEANIVVTPADHLILNESKFLKTVESALSYTENHDALMTLGIHPNRAETAYGYIQINAEEQVDKHEHTYKVKTFTEKPNIELAKVFVDSGEFYWNSGIFVWNLKSILNALSENLPEIDSLFRDGVGIYNSPKEKDFIANIYSLCRSISIDFGVMEKAQNVYVKCADFGWSDVGSWASLFQVSPKKGRGNAEIGDNIITYNTSNCIISNKSDKMLVVQGLNDYIVAQTDQATMIIPKSNEKEVKNIVADVSNLSKEFI
- a CDS encoding MlaE family ABC transporter permease, giving the protein MNFFESIGSYTLFVRRVVSKPEKWGIYYRRTLFEVDKLGINSIGIVIIISMFIGAVITLQTAYNTTNPFLPKYLIGLAARDSIILEFSSTIVALILAGKVGSNISSELGTMRITEQIDALEIMGVNSASFLVLPKIVAAVFFFPILTTLSIFVGIFGGWMVGEFTGIITTQEYIKGIQYSFVPFYVTYSLIKATVFAFLITSISAFYGYNVKGGSLEVGRASTKAVVVSSIMVLLFNLLLTQLLLK